Below is a genomic region from Escherichia ruysiae.
GGCAGCATAGATTTCCACACCGAATTTTGCATATACTTTAGACGTTGCACCGTCTTTAGCCGTTTTTTTAGCAACAATATTGGCCCATTTACGTCCCACTGGAATGATCTCCTCGAAATTTATTTACATTACTGACAAGTTGATAACCTGTGTTTATTCGCCATATTATAACATAACACGAAAAAACTAGTCTATGAAAAATAAAATATGATAATGCTACAGACGTACTTTAATTTTATCAATGGTCTTAATTATTGATGGGGTGTTATATGATTTATTTTGGTTTTTTCTGTATTTATTATTAATGGATTAACCGCGACAGTAATGTCGCGGCATAGTTAGTTTCGCTACCTGAATATATTGTTGAGGATGGCGATAGTATGGAGCTAATTAAACTTGAAAAAGCTTTTAAATTGGAGGTAGTCCATATTTAGCTCGAGCGCGATTACATGCCTCATTAATTTCTCCATGCTCGCCTGACATGGCGAATTCTCTACATGTGGAAGAGCGGTTTTTATATATTGTGCAGCAGGCGTTTTTTCCAGGCGTTCCTGCCAGGGCAATACAGCGTGGGTTCTTCTGGTTAGTTCCGCGCATACATCGGTGGTAAGGGGATATCTGCTCAGTAAGATGAGCCGGTATGGTTCCGCCTGCATCATCAGCTTCGGCCCAGTAAAAAGAGACGCGGAAAAATGCACAACAGGCACCACACGCCATGCATGGATTCAGATTGCTCATAATTCACCAGTACTTCTATATAAATATCACAACAAAACCGCAGACACGTCGTATAAAGGCGCGTGCCTGCGGCAGGCTGGCGAACTTTCTATAGTGCGAGTATTGAATGATTACCAGCCGTTATCAATTTTACATATCTATTTAGATATGACCAGACAAGTTGAATACAAACAGGAAGAGTTAATCTTTACAATTTGTAACATGGGGTTTTGTGAAAAGAAAATGTCTTACGCACCAGAGTTCGCATTATATGGTTTCTATAGCCTGACTTGCTAAATAAGAATATATCGCTCTCTTTCTTATTCTAACTGGTTATAGATGTTATCAGAAAAAGTTATTTCTCTGGTTTTTAAGAGTATAAAAAATCCACGTTTGACTTGTGCAACTTATATTACTGCTATCGATTCTTCACATTCCTTCCAGTGATATTGCTGTATATAATGGAGCTGATTTTGGATGCCGTTATTGATGGATACCGTTTGTTATGAGCAGGTGTCGTGTGCTGTTGAAGAAAAAGCTGGGTCGCGTAGAGTAACAATTTGCACTGCCTTACCTCGGTATAACCTTTACTGTCCCCATCGACGTTGTACCAGTTCAGCATATCCTTACTCATTGATACAGTTAAGTATTAAAGGATGAGTACACAGAGAACGTTGCCTACCCAATATTCTTGTTCTGGTTTGTTGCTCAATCGTCTTCTCTGTCCTGGGGGCAGTCAATTAACGCTCACTTGAGATTTTTATCCAACATTGAAGGTATTACGGCATAGTGGGGTAAAATTTCATCAAGAACGTGGATATTTCTGATTCTCTCTACCATGCTCTCTGTAGACGCCAGATTGAGCGAATGAACAGAGAAAAATGGTCCTGGGACACGCGAATGCGCAATACACTTATCCCCATCCTCGTTGCGGTGTGCCTGTTTATTACTGGCGTCTCTATTTTGAATATTCAGCTCTGGTATTCCGCAAAAGCAGAGAGCCTGGCGGGGGCGAAGTACGCCGCCAACAACATTAATCATATTCTTGAGGAAGCGTCACAGGCGACTCAAACGGCGATGGAAATTGCAGGGAAAAGGTGCGATCTGGATGAACAATATCAGCTAGGTACAGAGGCCGCGCTGAAACCCCATCTGCGGACGATCATCATTCTCAAACAAGGTGCTGTCTGGTGTACATCGCTGCCGGGTAATCGGGTACTGCTATCCCGTATTCCTGAGATACCAGACAGTAATTTGCTGTTGGCTCCGGCGCTCGACACTGTAAATAGATTACCCATTCTGCTCTATCAGATTCAGTTCGCTGATACGCGTATCCTGGTGACTATTAGCGACCAGCATATCCGTGGGGCGCTCCATGTGCCGTTGAAGGGGGTGAAATATAGTTTGCGCGTGGGGGATAATATTATTGGGCCGTCGGGAGATGTGACAACTCTCAATGGCAGACATCAACTTTCTGGACGGGTTAACTCCACTGAATATCATTTCAGTATTATCTATAACCAGCCGCCGCTATTTAGCTTTACCAGAATGATCGACAAAGGCTTGGGTATTTTGATATTCAGCCTTTTAATATCCTGTTCCGCTGCCTTTTTACTTGATAAATATTTCAATAAGACAGACACACCTGAAGAGATTCTGCGTAGGGCGATAAGCAATGGTGAGATTGTGCCTTTTTACCAACCGGTAGTTAATGGTCGGGAAGGGACGTTACGCGGCGTAGAAGTTCTTGCCCGATGGAAACATCCTCGTGGAGGATATATTTCACCTGTAGCATTTATTCCACTTGCTGAAAAATCAGGGTTGATAGTTCCGCTCACCCAAAGTTTGATGAGTCAGGTCGCCACACAAATGAACGCGATCGCCAGTAAACTGCCGGAAGGATTTCATGTTGGGATCAATTTTAGCGCCTCGCATATTATTTCGCCGACATTTGTTGAAGAATGTCTGAAATACCGCGACAGCTTCACTCGCCATGATTTGAATCTCGTTCTTGAAGTTACTGAGCGTGAAGCGTTACATGTTGATGAAAATTTGGTTCAGCGATTGAACATTCTGCATGAAAATGGTTTTGTTATCGCGCTGGATGATTTTGGTACGGGCTACTCAGGGCTTTCTTATCTCCATGATCTGCACATCGATTATATTAAGATTGATCACAGTTTCGTCGGTCGGGTCAATGCAGATCCTGATTCCACCCGAATTCTGGACTGTGTGCTGGATCTGGCGCGCAAACTTTCTATCAGTATTGTCGCCGAAGGCGTCGAGACTAAGGAGCAGCTCGACTATTTGAACCAGAATAATATTACGTTCCAGCAAGGGTACTATTTCTATAAACCGGTGACGTATATTGAACTCGTCAAAATTATTCTCTCAAAACCGAAGGTGAAAGTGGTTGTTGAGTGAATATTGCACTAATTGATATAGCATGATGATGTTTGGCTGAAAATTGATCAGCAAGGCGATGAAATGGTGCAATTGTAGACAGGTAATTAGCTCGTTGCTTCTTGTTACTATTGTTCATTATTTTGTTTGCTATAATTGTCTGAAGATTTTGTCAGGATCACCGTAAGTAGCATGAACAAAAGTAATAGTCTGGATTATTTCACTTTGTATATCATCTTTTCCATTGCGTTTATGCTGATCTCCATCCTGATTATCCTGATCGCCAAACCCAGCATCTGGCTAGGAGAAGTGCTTGTTACCATAAATTTAATCAATGCACTGGTTTGGCTGGTAATCAATTTGCTTAACCGGTTAAGAGAGAAGCTGGTAAGCCAAAGGGATCAGCATTAACCCTTCTTTTAAATACGTTTTGACAATTTGGGCTGACAGGATATTTGATCAGAAATGCTTATAAATCCAATCAGTAGATGATTAATCTTTGAAACTGGAAAAACTGGTCAGGTTTAGTTTTGGGAAAATTACTCTGCGGTGAGGCGGGGGGATACGGATATGATTGCAGTAAAATAGTTTTTGATACAGTGAAAACTGACGGAATAAACCAAAGCCAAATACTAACACTTCATTTTTGTTTATAAGCACATCCATCCGCTAAAAATATACCGCGTCGAATAAATCGACGCGGTACTACATTAACTATTATTTTTTGCCGATGGCACGCATGGTGTCATCAATTGCGGTAATTAACAGCATTTGCGGATCTTTAGCACAAACCTGATTCAGTTTTTCTACCACTTTGGCACTCAGTTCTGGAGATTGCTCAATTTTTAAATCACGGCTAGTAACGCTGGCATTACCCATTACAGCGACGATATCTGCAACCTGTGCGCTGTCAGTTTTTGCCATTTCGTTGGCTTCTGCGCAAGTAATGTAGGTTTCTGCCGGCAGGCCGTTCTTAATATTATAATCCTGCGCCCAGGTCATTGGTGCGAAAACAAACAGTCCAGCCAGTAAAGCAAATTTTTTCATCATCATACCTTATTTCATTTTACCCAGAATGGCACCACCTGTACCACCAATCACAGCACCTTTAATCGCGCCTTCCAGACCATTGCCGGTCAGGACGCCAGTGACTGCGCCAACGGCCGCACCTACTTTTGCGCCTTTACGGGCATTTTTACCATCGCGACCTTTTTCAGTGACTGCGCCAACACCTGCACCTACAGCAGCGCCTTTCAGTACGCCATTTACACCATTGCCAGTCAGTAAGCCTACGCCTGCGCCTAACAATGCGCCTTTAGTGGTGCGATTCATATCCGCCATGGCTGGCGTGGAGCAGAGTAATATTGAGATGAGCCCGAAGGCGAGTGTTTTTTTCTTCAACTTAGATGTCCGGTATTAAGTAAGTTGCACACACAATAATTTCGTCTTCAATTAAGAGCAGCTTAACTAAAGAACGCTCGATATTATTCAGATCATTCAAAATGAGCGCGGTTTGTATAATAAGAGTTATGTTTTTCGCTTGAATGGGAATAATCTTAAATAAGAATTAACTCATTGATTTTGAATATTTTATTCAAGAAATGTCATCAAGTGTTAACATTGCATTGCAAAGGTAAGGCAATCTGAAATATCAATGTTATTGTGTAATTTATATGTGAACAATATTTATCAGAAAACGTAATGTCAGTGATTTTATTCTGGTGGCGATAATGTGAATTAGTTGCGACTTAATTTGACGCTGGAGCTTGAAGGGGGAGTGTTACCGTTTATACAAAACAGGAGGTAATTCCCATTTCCTGTACTAACAACGCAGCAACCAAATGAGCGAACTCAACGGAGGGAAGGGGGCTGTGCCTGGACGCCGATGACAACATTACTTAATAGCGAACCGGGGAAGAGAAAAATTTAACCAGGGTGTAATCTGACAGATACCTGTATAAATAACCGGTAACTGTCAGATCGGACCTGAGCTAATACAGCTTATTTCAGCTCTTCTGCTTCCGGCAGGGTCACGTTCAACTCAAGAATGGAAATATCACCATCTTTTTGCTCAAGCTGTACGGTCACCATCTCGGGATCGATTTGTACGTATTTACAAATGACCTCAAGAATATCTTTACGCAACTGGGGCAGATAGTGTGGTTCTGCATCGCTGCGACGGCGTTCAGCAACAATAATTTGCAACCGCTCTTTTGCAATGTTGGCCGTGTTTTTCTTCCGTGAGAGAAAGAAATCGAGTAATGCCATAACTTATCCTCCGAACAAGCGTTTGAGGAAGCCTTTCTTCTCTTCTTCAATGAAGCGGAAAGGACGTTCTTCTCCCAACAGACGTTCTACGGTATCAGCGTAGGCTTTACCCGCATCGGCGTTGATATCGAGAATAACCGGTTCCCCCTGGTTAGAGGCGCGCAATACTGATTGATCCTCTGGGATCACGCCGACGAGCTTGATGCGCAGGATCTCCAGCACGTCTTCCATGCTCAACATGTCTCCTTTGTGCACGCGACCAGGGTTATAGCGCGTTAACAGCAGGTGCTCTTTTATGGGTTCTTCGCCGTTTTCTGCGCGACGTGATTTCGACGCCAGAATACCTAAAATACGGTCAGAGTCACGCACTGAGGAGACTTCCGGGTTGGTGGTAATAATGGCCTCATCAGCGAAATAAAGAGCCATTAATGCACCGGTTTCAATACCCGCCGGTGAGTCACAAACGATAAACTCAAAGTCCATCGCTTTCAGGTCATCAAGAACTTTGGCCACCCCTTCGCGGGTGAGGGCATCTTTATCGCGAGTTTGCGAAGCTGGGAGAATATAGAGGTTATCAGTACGCTTATCCTTAATTAACGCCTGATTTAGCGTTGCATCGCCCTGAATGACGTTGACGAAATCGTAAACGACCCGGCGCTCGCAACCCATAATCAGGTCGAGATTACGCAAGCCGATATCAAAATCGATCACGACAGTTTTCTTTCCCTTCTGGGCCAAACCAGTGGCGATGGCCGCGCTGGAGGTTGTCTTTCCAACGCCCCCTTTCCCCGAAGTAACAACAATAATGCGTGCCATAAAAATTCCTTGTTAAAAAGGGATCAATTTAACGATTGAACGGTCAAAGCGTTTTCGACTAATTGCAGTCGTGCTGCTTTGCCATAAAATTCTGCTGGGATTTTATCACTCAGCCAGTATTCACCGGCGATAGAGACCAGTTCTGCCATCAGACTCGTACAAAATATTTGTGCTTCCCGGTCACCACTTGCCCCGGCTAGCGCACGACCGCGCATCATGCCATAGACATGAATGTTACCATCTGCGATCAATTCTGCCCCTGCACTAACATGGCTTGTAACAATCAGATCACATTGTGGCGCATAAATGCGCTGACCGGAACGTACAGGGGTATCTATTAAGCGCGTTTTTGTGTCCGGTGTTGTATTTTTCGCAGGAACCTGGGGAGTCGGTGCTGGACGTGGCGCTTTTTCCTTTCCTTCAGTCAGGATCGGCAACCCCATCTTTTCGATTTCAGCTTTCAGCTTCGCATTTTTGCAGCCACTGACACCAATGATCCGCAAGCCTGTTGCTGAGATAGCTTTGTGCATTGCTGGCCAGTTGACCTGTTCTTCGAGGCCACTGACATTGAGTACGATGGGAGCATGATTTAAAAATGCCGGAGCCTGAGCGATTTTGTCTTCCAGCGCCTGATGAATAACCTTAGGTTCTGCCTCATGCAGATGAACCACAGATAAGGTGAAGCTGCTACCTTTAAGCTCGATTGGCGTGTTTGACATCCTGGCCTTACTCAATTAGCTAATTACCATCATCATCAGCGTGCGATGATATTACGAAGACTATAAGGCATGTTATAGTCTGGATTATATTGAGGCAAGTCACCCCCCCATTTATTCAGAGTAAAATTATGTTTTGTGTGATCTATCGAAGTAGTAAACGTGACCAGACCTATTTATATGTTGAAAAAAAAGACGACTTTTCACGTGTTCCAGAGGAGCTGATGAAAGGTTTTGGTCAACCGCAACTTGCGATGATTCTTCCATTGGACGGGAGAAAAAAACTGGTAAATGCCGATATTGAGAAAGTTAAACAGGCCTTAGCTGAGCATGGCTATTATCTTCAATTGCCACCTCCTCCTGAGGATTTGCTGAAGCAACATCTTTCTGTGATGGCGAAAAATACAGACAGCACTAAAAAATAACCAATATCCGGCGGTGGCATCATATTTGTCGGAGCGGGTTTTAAGATCCACGATGAAGTGAGAGGAACGTTATGTATCAACATCACAACTGGCAAGGTGCACTGCTGGATTATCCGGTGAGTAAAGTAGTTTGTGTTGGCAGTAATTATGCCAGACATATTAAAGAGATGGGGAGTGAAGTACCTGAAGAGCCCGTGTTGTTCATTAAACCTGAAACGGCACTGTGCGATCTGCGCCAGCCATTGGCTATTCCCTCAGATTTCGGCGCGGTTCATCATGAAGTAGAACTGGCTGTGTTGATTGGCGCGACGCTACGTCAGGCTACGGAAGAGCATGTGCGCAAAGCCATTGCAGGTTACGGCGTGGCGCTCGATCTGACATTACGTGATATTCAGGCAAAAATGAAGAAAGCCGGGCAGCCGTGGGAAAAGGCCAAAGCGTTTGATAACTCTTGTCCTCTTTCCGGGTTTATTCCTGCCGCAGAGTTCACTGGCGATCCGCAAAATACATCGCTGGGTCTGAGCGTTAACGGCGAACAACGCCAACAAGGTTCGACTGCGGACATGATCCATAAAATCGTTCCGCTGATTGCTTATATGAGCAAGTTTTTTACCCTCAAGGCCGGTGACGTTGTGTTAACAGGCACGCCTGATGGTGTCGGCCCGCTATACAGTGGCGATGAACTGACTGTTACTTTCGATGGTCATTCTTTGACAACTCGCGTTTTGTAATACTTTTTTGCCGCCTGAATGAGGCGGCAAAACTTGCATCGCTGTGCCAGACTGGTTATAAGGTGCGTTTTAACGTAATGGCGGAACACCTGATGAGCGATATACCTTTCTGGCAAAGTAAAACCCTTGATGAAATGAGCGATGCAGAATGGGAGTCGTTGTGTGATGGTTGTGGTCAGTGCTGCCTGCATAAACTGATGGATGAAGACACCGACGAAATCTACTTCACTAACGTCGCTTGCCGTCAGCTTAATATTAAAACCTGTCAATGTCGGAACTACGAACGCCGCTTCGAGTTTGAACCTGACTGCATCAAATTAACCCGCGAAAACCTGCCAACATTCGAATGGCTACCGATGACCTGTGCATATCGATTGCTGGCGGAAGGGAAGGCATTGCCAGAGTGGCATCCGCTGATGACTGGTTCGAAAGCGGCAATGCACGGTGAGCGAATCTCTGTACGTCATATTGCGGTGAAAGAATCAGAAGTGATCGACTGGCAGGATCATATACTCAATAAACCGGACTGGGCGCAGTGAGCATTTGAAACAGAAGGGATTACTTTCTCGTTTTGAACGGGGCACTGTTGGTGCATCAGAACTGAAATTTACATTCAGAATTGCCAGGGGATTGTCATTATTATCTGCCCCCAATGCGAACAGAAAAATGCCCCTCTGTGCAGTAATGAAGATTGGATTTACTCCTGCACTTAATGCCCTGCGAGCAAATGTGCTGCAATTCATACGCTGTACGAACTTATACTGATACTCCTATTTCTCGGTGCTACATACCTGTATTTATTGCCAGTTTCCAGAGACTGCTTATCTGCTCACTCACGTTTTTTCGAGAGAACGATAATATTTTTCGTGGGGAAATAACTGCAAAGGAGAATTCTTAATATCGTCGTTTAATTTGTCGAATGCGGACATGGATTTTATGCAGACCATATAAACATTCTCTGGTCGCTTGTTCTTAACAGAATGTTTTTTGCTGATACTCGCAATGTGGTGACCTGGTCGATGAAACTGGCACTGTATAGTGCCAGTCGCAACTTAGTTGGCTTGCTTTTTCATCATACTGATAATAAACAACAGCGCCGCACACAGCACCACCGACGGGCCTGCTGGCGTATCGTAAAACGCGGAAAAGGTTAAACCACCAGTTACGGCAATCATCCCCACCAAAACAGCGACACCAGCCATCTGCTCCGGCGTGCGGGCAAAACGACGTGCAGTAGCCGCAGGAATAATCAGCAGCGAGGTAATAATCAACGCGCCGACAAATTTCATTGCCACGCCAATCGTCAATGCCGTCACCAGCATCAACAATAATTTTACGCGCTGTAATTTCACGCCATCAACAAACGCCAGATCCGGGCTAATCGTCATCGACAGTAAATTGCGCCATTGCCAGAACAGAATTGCCACCACGATGACCACGCCAATCGCAATGGAGATAAGATCTTCCGGCGTCACTGCCAGCAAATCACCGAACAGGTATGCCATCAAGTCAACGCGAATGTTAGACATCAGGCTGACGACGACCAGACCCAGCGACAAAGCACTGTGCGCCATAATTCCCAATAATGTATCGATCGCCAGTTGTGGGCGCTTTTCCAGCCATACCAGACCACCCGCCAGTAATAGCGTAACCGCAATCACTGCATAGAAAGGATTCACATCCAGTAACAGGCCAAACGCGACGCCAAGTAAAGATGCATGCGCCAGCGTGTCGCCGAAATAAG
It encodes:
- a CDS encoding YkgJ family cysteine cluster protein, coding for MSNLNPCMACGACCAFFRVSFYWAEADDAGGTIPAHLTEQISPYHRCMRGTNQKNPRCIALAGTPGKNACCTIYKNRSSTCREFAMSGEHGEINEACNRARAKYGLPPI
- a CDS encoding EAL domain-containing protein; translated protein: MRNTLIPILVAVCLFITGVSILNIQLWYSAKAESLAGAKYAANNINHILEEASQATQTAMEIAGKRCDLDEQYQLGTEAALKPHLRTIIILKQGAVWCTSLPGNRVLLSRIPEIPDSNLLLAPALDTVNRLPILLYQIQFADTRILVTISDQHIRGALHVPLKGVKYSLRVGDNIIGPSGDVTTLNGRHQLSGRVNSTEYHFSIIYNQPPLFSFTRMIDKGLGILIFSLLISCSAAFLLDKYFNKTDTPEEILRRAISNGEIVPFYQPVVNGREGTLRGVEVLARWKHPRGGYISPVAFIPLAEKSGLIVPLTQSLMSQVATQMNAIASKLPEGFHVGINFSASHIISPTFVEECLKYRDSFTRHDLNLVLEVTEREALHVDENLVQRLNILHENGFVIALDDFGTGYSGLSYLHDLHIDYIKIDHSFVGRVNADPDSTRILDCVLDLARKLSISIVAEGVETKEQLDYLNQNNITFQQGYYFYKPVTYIELVKIILSKPKVKVVVE
- the ymgF gene encoding cell division-associated protein YmgF, which gives rise to MNKSNSLDYFTLYIIFSIAFMLISILIILIAKPSIWLGEVLVTINLINALVWLVINLLNRLREKLVSQRDQH
- a CDS encoding YmgD family protein is translated as MMMKKFALLAGLFVFAPMTWAQDYNIKNGLPAETYITCAEANEMAKTDSAQVADIVAVMGNASVTSRDLKIEQSPELSAKVVEKLNQVCAKDPQMLLITAIDDTMRAIGKK
- a CDS encoding YMGG-like glycine zipper-containing protein; this translates as MKKKTLAFGLISILLCSTPAMADMNRTTKGALLGAGVGLLTGNGVNGVLKGAAVGAGVGAVTEKGRDGKNARKGAKVGAAVGAVTGVLTGNGLEGAIKGAVIGGTGGAILGKMK
- the minE gene encoding cell division topological specificity factor MinE, with the protein product MALLDFFLSRKKNTANIAKERLQIIVAERRRSDAEPHYLPQLRKDILEVICKYVQIDPEMVTVQLEQKDGDISILELNVTLPEAEELK
- the minD gene encoding septum site-determining protein MinD; translated protein: MARIIVVTSGKGGVGKTTSSAAIATGLAQKGKKTVVIDFDIGLRNLDLIMGCERRVVYDFVNVIQGDATLNQALIKDKRTDNLYILPASQTRDKDALTREGVAKVLDDLKAMDFEFIVCDSPAGIETGALMALYFADEAIITTNPEVSSVRDSDRILGILASKSRRAENGEEPIKEHLLLTRYNPGRVHKGDMLSMEDVLEILRIKLVGVIPEDQSVLRASNQGEPVILDINADAGKAYADTVERLLGEERPFRFIEEEKKGFLKRLFGG
- the minC gene encoding septum site-determining protein MinC → MSNTPIELKGSSFTLSVVHLHEAEPKVIHQALEDKIAQAPAFLNHAPIVLNVSGLEEQVNWPAMHKAISATGLRIIGVSGCKNAKLKAEIEKMGLPILTEGKEKAPRPAPTPQVPAKNTTPDTKTRLIDTPVRSGQRIYAPQCDLIVTSHVSAGAELIADGNIHVYGMMRGRALAGASGDREAQIFCTSLMAELVSIAGEYWLSDKIPAEFYGKAARLQLVENALTVQSLN
- a CDS encoding YcgL domain-containing protein; the encoded protein is MFCVIYRSSKRDQTYLYVEKKDDFSRVPEELMKGFGQPQLAMILPLDGRKKLVNADIEKVKQALAEHGYYLQLPPPPEDLLKQHLSVMAKNTDSTKK
- a CDS encoding fumarylacetoacetate hydrolase family protein — protein: MYQHHNWQGALLDYPVSKVVCVGSNYARHIKEMGSEVPEEPVLFIKPETALCDLRQPLAIPSDFGAVHHEVELAVLIGATLRQATEEHVRKAIAGYGVALDLTLRDIQAKMKKAGQPWEKAKAFDNSCPLSGFIPAAEFTGDPQNTSLGLSVNGEQRQQGSTADMIHKIVPLIAYMSKFFTLKAGDVVLTGTPDGVGPLYSGDELTVTFDGHSLTTRVL
- a CDS encoding YcgN family cysteine cluster protein; the protein is MSDIPFWQSKTLDEMSDAEWESLCDGCGQCCLHKLMDEDTDEIYFTNVACRQLNIKTCQCRNYERRFEFEPDCIKLTRENLPTFEWLPMTCAYRLLAEGKALPEWHPLMTGSKAAMHGERISVRHIAVKESEVIDWQDHILNKPDWAQ
- the znuB gene encoding zinc ABC transporter permease subunit ZnuB is translated as MIELLFPGWLAGIMLACAAGPLGSFVVWRRMSYFGDTLAHASLLGVAFGLLLDVNPFYAVIAVTLLLAGGLVWLEKRPQLAIDTLLGIMAHSALSLGLVVVSLMSNIRVDLMAYLFGDLLAVTPEDLISIAIGVVIVVAILFWQWRNLLSMTISPDLAFVDGVKLQRVKLLLMLVTALTIGVAMKFVGALIITSLLIIPAATARRFARTPEQMAGVAVLVGMIAVTGGLTFSAFYDTPAGPSVVLCAALLFIISMMKKQAN